One genomic segment of Bradyrhizobium diazoefficiens includes these proteins:
- a CDS encoding NADP-dependent isocitrate dehydrogenase, whose product MAKIKVSNPVVELDGDEMTRIIWQYIKDKLINPFLDVELMYFDLGMEYRDHTNDQVTIDAAEAIKKVGVGVKCATITPDEARVKEFNLKQMWKSPNGTIRNILGGVIFREPIICKNVPRLVPGWTKPIIIGRHAYGDQYRATDIKFPGKGTLSLKFVGEDGTVIEKEVFKAPGAGVAMEMYNLDDSIIDFARASFNYGLLRGYPVYLSTKNTILKVYDGRFKDIFQEIFDAEFKKEFDAKGLTYEHRLIDDMVASALKWSGGYVWACKNYDGDVQSDTVAQGYGSLGLMTSVLLTPDGKTVEAEAAHGTVTRHYREHQKGKETSTNSIASIFAWTRGLSHRAKLDNNAELAKFANTLEKVCVDTVEAGYMTKDLALLVGADQRWLSTTGFLDKVAENLTKALAA is encoded by the coding sequence ATGGCAAAAATCAAGGTATCCAATCCCGTCGTCGAACTCGATGGCGACGAGATGACCCGGATCATCTGGCAGTACATCAAGGACAAGCTGATCAACCCGTTCCTTGATGTCGAGCTGATGTATTTCGACCTGGGCATGGAATACCGCGACCACACCAACGATCAGGTCACCATCGACGCCGCCGAAGCCATCAAGAAGGTCGGCGTCGGCGTCAAGTGCGCCACCATTACCCCGGATGAAGCCCGGGTGAAGGAGTTCAATCTCAAGCAGATGTGGAAGTCGCCGAACGGCACCATCCGCAACATCCTCGGCGGCGTGATCTTCCGCGAGCCGATCATCTGCAAGAACGTGCCGCGCCTCGTGCCCGGCTGGACCAAGCCGATCATCATCGGCCGCCACGCCTATGGCGACCAGTACCGCGCCACCGACATCAAGTTCCCGGGCAAGGGCACGCTCTCGCTGAAGTTCGTCGGCGAGGACGGCACCGTGATCGAGAAGGAAGTGTTCAAGGCGCCCGGCGCCGGCGTCGCCATGGAGATGTACAATCTCGACGACTCCATCATCGACTTCGCCCGCGCCTCGTTCAACTACGGCCTGCTGCGCGGCTATCCGGTCTATCTCTCGACCAAGAACACGATCCTGAAAGTCTATGACGGCCGCTTCAAGGACATCTTCCAGGAGATCTTCGACGCCGAGTTCAAGAAGGAGTTCGACGCCAAGGGTCTGACTTACGAGCACCGTCTGATCGACGACATGGTGGCCTCGGCGCTGAAATGGTCCGGCGGCTATGTCTGGGCCTGCAAGAACTACGACGGCGACGTGCAGTCCGACACGGTGGCGCAGGGCTACGGCTCGCTCGGCCTGATGACCTCGGTGCTGCTCACCCCCGACGGCAAGACGGTGGAAGCGGAAGCTGCCCACGGCACGGTGACCCGCCACTACCGCGAGCACCAGAAGGGCAAGGAGACCTCGACCAACTCGATCGCCTCGATCTTCGCCTGGACGCGCGGCCTGTCGCACCGCGCCAAGCTCGACAACAATGCCGAGCTCGCCAAGTTCGCGAACACGCTGGAGAAGGTCTGCGTCGACACCGTCGAGGCCGGCTACATGACCAAGGACCTCGCGCTGCTGGTCGGCGCCGACCAGCGCTGGCTGTCGACCACGGGCTTCCTCGACAAGGTCGCCGAGAATCTCACGAAGGCGTTGGCGGCCTGA
- the gcvT gene encoding glycine cleavage system aminomethyltransferase GcvT, whose protein sequence is MPARDDETSLKRTPLHDLHVSLGGKMVPFAGYDMPVQYPAGVLKEHLHTRASAGLFDVSHMGQIALRPKSGKVEDAARALERLVPQDIVAIAPGRQRYAQFTNADGGILDDLMVANFGDHLFLVVNAACKGADEAHLRTHLSGDCVIDSLESRALIALQGPKAEAVLAKLCAEAPAMKFMDAGPHEVAGLPCFVSRSGYTGEDGFEISVPAADAERLARRLLDNPDVMPIGLGARDSLRLEVGLCLYGHDIDTTTTPVEAALEWSVQKSRRTAGARAGGFPGAAKILAHFDNGASRRRVGLRAEGRAPVREGALLFADATGGAPIGKVTSGGFGPSLNAPVAMGYVPTRLSALGTKLFAEVRGQFLPLTVAAMPFVKNTYKR, encoded by the coding sequence ATGCCGGCGCGCGACGACGAAACGTCCCTGAAACGTACTCCCCTTCACGACCTTCACGTGTCGCTCGGCGGCAAGATGGTGCCGTTCGCGGGCTATGACATGCCCGTGCAATACCCTGCGGGCGTGCTGAAGGAACACCTCCACACCCGCGCCTCCGCCGGCCTGTTCGACGTCTCCCATATGGGCCAGATCGCGCTTCGGCCGAAATCCGGCAAGGTTGAGGACGCCGCCCGCGCGCTGGAACGGCTGGTGCCGCAAGACATCGTGGCGATCGCTCCGGGCCGGCAGCGCTACGCCCAGTTCACCAATGCGGATGGCGGCATTCTCGACGATCTGATGGTCGCCAATTTCGGCGATCACCTGTTCCTGGTCGTCAACGCCGCCTGCAAGGGCGCGGACGAGGCGCATCTGCGCACGCATCTGTCCGGCGACTGCGTCATCGATTCGCTGGAAAGCCGCGCGCTGATCGCGCTCCAGGGCCCCAAGGCGGAAGCGGTGCTGGCGAAACTGTGTGCAGAGGCGCCCGCCATGAAGTTCATGGACGCCGGCCCGCATGAGGTCGCCGGCCTTCCCTGTTTCGTCTCGCGCTCCGGCTATACTGGCGAGGACGGTTTTGAGATCTCGGTCCCCGCGGCCGATGCCGAGCGGCTGGCCAGGAGGCTGCTGGACAATCCCGATGTGATGCCGATCGGCTTGGGGGCCCGCGACAGCCTGCGGCTGGAGGTCGGCCTCTGCCTCTACGGCCACGACATCGACACCACGACCACACCGGTCGAAGCCGCGCTGGAATGGTCTGTACAGAAGAGCCGCCGCACCGCTGGTGCCCGCGCCGGCGGCTTTCCCGGTGCCGCGAAGATCCTCGCTCATTTCGACAACGGCGCATCCCGCCGCCGCGTCGGCCTGCGTGCCGAGGGCCGTGCGCCGGTGCGCGAGGGCGCGCTGCTGTTTGCGGACGCAACCGGGGGCGCGCCGATCGGAAAGGTCACATCGGGCGGTTTCGGTCCGAGCCTGAACGCGCCGGTCGCGATGGGCTACGTGCCGACGCGCCTGAGCGCGCTCGGCACAAAACTCTTCGCCGAGGTGCGCGGGCAATTTCTGCCGCTCACTGTTGCCGCCATGCCCTTCGTGAAAAACACCTACAAACGCTGA
- a CDS encoding DUF3455 domain-containing protein, with protein MSIKLAVPCLMLLAATAGPAVAAGPLPEAIAAPGESIVLSVHAEGAQVYECKAGADGKLAWTFREPIATLLAEGKTIGRHYAGPNWEHADGSAVVAKAAGNAPGATAADIPWLKLEVVSRRGSGVLTPVTTVQRINTHGGKLDGACDKAGEFKSAPYAAEYVFLKKG; from the coding sequence ATGTCGATCAAGCTTGCCGTCCCCTGCCTGATGCTGCTTGCCGCGACGGCTGGGCCGGCTGTTGCCGCAGGCCCGCTCCCCGAGGCCATCGCCGCGCCCGGCGAGAGCATCGTGCTCAGCGTCCACGCCGAAGGCGCGCAGGTCTATGAGTGCAAGGCCGGTGCCGACGGCAAGCTCGCCTGGACCTTCCGCGAGCCGATCGCGACGCTGCTCGCCGAGGGCAAGACCATCGGCCGGCACTATGCCGGTCCGAACTGGGAGCACGCCGACGGCAGCGCCGTGGTCGCCAAGGCCGCCGGCAATGCGCCGGGTGCGACAGCCGCCGATATCCCCTGGCTGAAGCTGGAAGTCGTCTCTCGCCGCGGCAGCGGCGTGCTGACGCCCGTCACCACCGTCCAGCGCATCAACACCCATGGCGGCAAGCTCGACGGCGCCTGCGACAAGGCCGGCGAGTTCAAGAGCGCGCCCTACGCGGCCGAGTATGTTTTCCTGAAGAAGGGCTGA
- the purB gene encoding adenylosuccinate lyase: protein MSGMPQDHISNVLADRYASPAMRAIWSGEGKVRLERDYWIAVLKAQRDLGIPVPDGVIEAYERVKDQVNLDSIMRRERITRHDVKARIEEFCDLAGHEHLHKGMTSRDLTENVEQLQVYRGLQLIETKSIAALIRFAKHARRLRDMPFTARTHNVAAQVTTLGKRIAMFGEEMLLAHQALVNLLDTYPARGLKGAVGTRLDQITLFNGEAGKARALEQQILKHLGLPKSFDAVGQVYPRSLDFRAVSVLVDLASGPGSFAKTLRLMAGHELASEGFAKGQVGSSAMPHKMNSRSCERINGLHVVLKGYLAMASGLAGDQWNEGDVSCSVVRRVMLPDAFLAMDGLLETLLSVLDQMEIFDAVVATELNRYLPFLLTTTVMMEAVKKGAGREGAHEAIKEHAVAAIRDLRTGKIVQNDLLQRLAADQRLGLSEAELQRVLDHGRANSGDAPAQVDHFAEQVDALAKAKPEAAKYTPGAIL, encoded by the coding sequence ATGAGCGGCATGCCTCAGGATCATATCTCCAACGTCCTCGCCGACCGCTATGCCTCGCCCGCCATGCGCGCCATCTGGAGCGGCGAAGGCAAGGTTCGCCTCGAACGCGACTACTGGATCGCCGTGCTGAAGGCTCAGCGCGATCTCGGCATCCCCGTGCCGGATGGCGTGATCGAAGCCTACGAACGCGTCAAAGACCAGGTTAATCTCGACTCCATCATGCGCCGCGAGCGCATCACCCGCCACGACGTCAAGGCGCGGATCGAGGAATTCTGCGATCTCGCCGGTCACGAGCACCTGCACAAGGGCATGACCAGCCGCGACCTCACCGAGAACGTGGAGCAGCTCCAGGTCTATCGCGGGCTCCAGCTGATCGAGACCAAGAGCATCGCGGCGCTGATTCGCTTTGCCAAGCACGCAAGGCGATTGCGCGACATGCCGTTCACGGCGCGCACGCACAATGTCGCCGCGCAGGTCACGACGCTCGGCAAGCGCATCGCCATGTTCGGCGAGGAGATGCTGCTGGCGCATCAAGCCCTCGTCAACCTGCTCGACACCTATCCGGCGCGCGGCCTGAAGGGCGCAGTCGGCACGCGGCTCGACCAGATCACCCTGTTCAACGGCGAGGCCGGCAAGGCCCGCGCGCTGGAACAGCAAATCCTCAAGCACCTCGGCTTGCCCAAGAGCTTCGATGCGGTCGGCCAGGTCTATCCGCGCAGCCTCGATTTCCGCGCGGTCAGCGTGCTGGTCGATCTCGCCAGCGGCCCCGGCAGCTTCGCCAAGACGCTGCGGCTGATGGCGGGCCACGAGCTCGCCAGCGAAGGCTTTGCCAAGGGCCAGGTCGGCTCCTCCGCCATGCCGCACAAGATGAACAGCCGCTCCTGCGAGCGCATCAACGGCCTGCATGTGGTGCTGAAGGGCTATCTTGCGATGGCCTCAGGGCTCGCCGGCGACCAGTGGAACGAGGGTGACGTCTCCTGCTCCGTGGTCCGCCGCGTGATGCTGCCCGATGCCTTCCTCGCCATGGACGGCCTGCTCGAGACCCTGCTCTCCGTGCTCGACCAGATGGAAATCTTCGACGCCGTCGTCGCGACCGAGCTCAACCGCTATCTGCCCTTCCTGCTGACCACCACGGTCATGATGGAGGCAGTGAAGAAGGGCGCGGGGCGCGAGGGCGCGCACGAGGCGATCAAGGAGCACGCGGTCGCGGCCATCCGCGACCTGCGTACCGGCAAGATCGTGCAGAACGACCTCTTGCAGCGCCTCGCAGCCGATCAGCGTCTTGGCCTCAGCGAAGCCGAGCTCCAGCGCGTGCTCGATCACGGCCGCGCCAATTCCGGCGATGCGCCCGCGCAGGTCGATCACTTCGCCGAGCAGGTCGACGCGCTGGCGAAGGCGAAGCCTGAGGCGGCCAAGTACACGCCGGGCGCAATCCTGTAA
- a CDS encoding DUF1476 domain-containing protein has translation MSEINKRQEGFEKKFALDEEQKFKAEARRNRLLGLWAAEKLGITGEAATAYAKEVVAADFEEAGDADVLRKVMGDFAAKNVAITEQAIRAKMSELLAVAAAEVKAGK, from the coding sequence ATGAGCGAAATCAACAAGCGCCAGGAAGGTTTTGAGAAGAAGTTCGCCCTCGACGAGGAGCAGAAGTTCAAGGCGGAAGCCCGCCGCAACCGTCTGCTCGGCCTGTGGGCGGCCGAAAAGCTCGGAATCACCGGTGAGGCTGCCACGGCCTACGCCAAGGAGGTCGTCGCGGCCGATTTCGAGGAAGCCGGCGATGCCGACGTCCTGCGCAAGGTCATGGGCGATTTCGCCGCCAAGAACGTCGCGATCACCGAGCAGGCGATTCGCGCCAAGATGAGTGAGTTGCTGGCGGTTGCGGCCGCCGAGGTGAAGGCAGGGAAATAA
- the alaS gene encoding alanine--tRNA ligase: MSGVNEIRSTFLNFFAENGHEIVPSSPLVPRNDPTLMFTNAGMVQFKNVFTGVEERPYQRATTSQKCVRAGGKHNDLDNVGYTARHLTFFEMLGNFSFGDYFKERAIELAWTLITRDFGLNKDKLLVTVYHTDDEAHGLWKKIAGFSDDRIIRIPTSDNFWAMGDTGPCGPCSEIFIDRGDHIWGGPPGSAEEDGDRFLEFWNLVFMQYEQVTKEERVDLPRPSIDTGMGLERMASIMQGVDSVFETDLFRHLIDATSSALGSGPNEQTLASFRVIADHLRSSAFLVADGVLPSNEGRGYVLRRIMRRAMRHAQLLGAKEPLMHRLVWALVREMGQAYPDLMRAENLIEETLRLEETRFRKTLARGLSILDEKSASLKKGDMFDGDVAFTLYDTYGFPLDLTQDALKSRGIGVDQAAFNDAMERQKAKARESWKGSGEAASEAIWFPLREKLGATEFLGYETESAEGVVSALVKDGREVASLKAGDSGAIVLNQTPFYAESGGQVGDTGVLTGEGGIKFRVTDTQKKLGDFFVHVGTVESGEVKVGSALQLEVDHSRRSSIRAHHSATHLIHEALRQVLGDHIAQRGSMVAPDRLRFDFVHPKPITPEELARVEDIANDVVLENDEVTTRVMGVDEAREAGARALFGEKYGDEVRVVSMGKTARERAANALGWSVELCGGTHVRRTGDIGLITLTSESAVASGVRRIEALTGNYARRHANETMALAKTAANELRTSIDDVPARIAALMEERKKLERELSDARKKLAMGGGASSGDGAAASVREAGGVKLMARAVEGIEMKDLKSLADDGKKQIGSGVVAIVGVTEDGKAGVVVGVTQDLTARFNAVNLVRVASEALGGKGGGGRPDMAQAGGPDGAKATEALAAIEKAMAGA; the protein is encoded by the coding sequence ATGAGCGGCGTCAACGAGATCAGGTCGACCTTTCTGAACTTCTTTGCCGAGAACGGCCACGAGATCGTGCCTTCCTCGCCGCTCGTGCCGCGCAACGATCCGACCTTGATGTTCACCAATGCCGGCATGGTGCAGTTCAAGAACGTCTTCACCGGCGTCGAGGAGCGGCCCTATCAGCGCGCGACGACGTCGCAGAAATGCGTGCGCGCCGGCGGCAAGCACAACGACCTCGACAATGTCGGCTACACCGCGCGCCATCTCACCTTCTTCGAGATGCTCGGCAATTTCTCGTTCGGCGACTACTTCAAGGAGCGCGCGATCGAGCTCGCCTGGACCTTGATCACCCGCGACTTTGGGCTGAACAAGGACAAGCTGCTCGTCACCGTCTACCACACCGACGACGAGGCGCACGGGCTCTGGAAAAAGATCGCGGGCTTCTCCGACGACCGCATCATCCGCATTCCAACCTCGGACAATTTCTGGGCGATGGGCGACACCGGCCCGTGCGGCCCGTGCTCGGAGATCTTCATCGACCGCGGCGATCACATCTGGGGCGGACCTCCGGGCTCTGCCGAAGAGGACGGCGACCGCTTCCTCGAGTTCTGGAACCTGGTGTTCATGCAGTACGAGCAGGTGACGAAGGAGGAGCGCGTGGATCTACCGCGCCCCTCGATCGACACCGGCATGGGCCTCGAGCGCATGGCCTCGATCATGCAGGGCGTCGACAGCGTGTTCGAGACCGATCTGTTCCGTCATTTGATCGACGCAACGTCGTCGGCGCTCGGCAGCGGCCCGAACGAGCAGACCTTGGCCTCGTTCCGCGTCATCGCCGACCACTTGCGCTCCTCCGCCTTCCTGGTCGCGGACGGCGTGCTGCCCTCGAACGAGGGCCGCGGCTATGTGCTGCGCCGGATCATGCGCCGCGCGATGCGCCATGCACAGCTGCTCGGGGCCAAGGAGCCGCTGATGCATCGGCTGGTCTGGGCGCTGGTCCGCGAGATGGGCCAGGCCTATCCCGACCTGATGCGCGCGGAGAACCTGATCGAGGAGACGCTGCGGCTGGAAGAGACCCGCTTCCGCAAGACTCTTGCGCGCGGCTTGTCGATCCTGGACGAGAAGTCGGCGTCCCTGAAGAAGGGCGACATGTTCGACGGCGATGTCGCGTTCACGCTGTACGACACTTACGGCTTCCCGCTCGACCTGACCCAGGACGCGCTGAAATCGCGCGGCATCGGCGTGGATCAAGCTGCGTTCAACGACGCGATGGAGCGCCAGAAGGCCAAGGCGCGCGAATCCTGGAAGGGCTCTGGCGAGGCGGCCTCGGAGGCGATCTGGTTCCCGCTGCGCGAAAAGCTCGGGGCCACCGAATTCCTGGGCTACGAGACCGAGAGCGCCGAAGGCGTGGTCTCCGCGCTGGTGAAGGACGGCCGCGAAGTTGCCAGCCTCAAGGCCGGCGACAGCGGTGCGATCGTGCTGAACCAGACGCCGTTCTATGCGGAGTCCGGCGGCCAGGTCGGCGACACCGGCGTGCTGACGGGCGAGGGCGGCATCAAGTTCCGCGTCACCGACACGCAGAAGAAGCTCGGCGACTTCTTCGTGCACGTCGGCACGGTCGAGAGCGGCGAGGTGAAGGTCGGCAGCGCGCTACAGCTCGAGGTTGATCATTCCAGGCGCTCCTCGATCCGCGCGCATCACTCGGCGACGCATCTCATCCACGAGGCGCTGCGCCAGGTGCTCGGCGACCACATCGCTCAGCGCGGCTCGATGGTCGCGCCGGATCGCCTGCGCTTCGACTTCGTGCATCCGAAGCCGATCACGCCGGAGGAACTCGCCCGCGTCGAGGACATCGCCAACGACGTGGTGCTGGAGAACGACGAAGTCACAACCCGCGTGATGGGCGTCGACGAGGCCCGCGAGGCCGGCGCGCGCGCCCTGTTCGGCGAAAAGTATGGCGACGAGGTCCGCGTCGTCTCGATGGGCAAGACCGCGCGCGAGCGCGCCGCCAATGCGCTCGGCTGGTCGGTCGAGCTCTGCGGCGGCACGCATGTGCGGCGCACCGGCGATATCGGCCTGATCACGCTGACGAGCGAGAGCGCGGTCGCCTCCGGCGTGCGGCGCATCGAGGCGCTGACCGGCAATTACGCCCGCCGCCACGCCAACGAGACCATGGCGCTGGCGAAGACGGCGGCGAACGAGCTGCGCACCTCGATCGACGACGTGCCGGCGCGCATCGCCGCGCTGATGGAGGAGCGCAAGAAGCTCGAGCGCGAGCTGTCCGACGCCCGCAAGAAGCTCGCGATGGGCGGCGGCGCATCGAGCGGCGATGGTGCAGCGGCCAGCGTGCGCGAGGCCGGCGGCGTCAAGCTGATGGCGCGTGCGGTCGAGGGCATCGAGATGAAAGATCTCAAGAGCCTCGCCGACGACGGCAAGAAGCAGATCGGCTCCGGCGTGGTCGCCATCGTCGGCGTCACGGAGGACGGCAAGGCCGGTGTCGTGGTTGGCGTCACGCAAGACCTCACCGCGCGCTTCAACGCCGTGAACCTCGTCCGCGTCGCCTCCGAGGCGCTGGGCGGCAAGGGCGGCGGCGGCCGGCCCGACATGGCGCAGGCCGGCGGCCCTGACGGCGCCAAGGCGACCGAGGCGCTGGCTGCGATCGAAAAAGCGATGGCGGGCGCTTGA
- the gcvH gene encoding glycine cleavage system protein GcvH codes for MTTTLYTSDHEWLAIDGDVATVGITDYAQQQLGDVVFVELPKVGRALKKAEAAAVVESVKAASDVYAPVTGEVLATNPELAAEPALVNTDAQGKAWFFKIKIADKSELGGLMDEAAYKAHTA; via the coding sequence ATGACCACGACGCTGTACACTTCCGACCATGAATGGCTGGCGATCGACGGCGATGTCGCGACCGTCGGCATCACCGATTATGCGCAGCAGCAGCTCGGCGACGTCGTGTTCGTCGAATTGCCCAAGGTCGGCCGCGCGTTGAAGAAGGCCGAAGCCGCCGCGGTCGTGGAATCCGTGAAAGCCGCCTCCGACGTCTACGCGCCTGTTACGGGCGAAGTGCTCGCGACCAACCCGGAGCTCGCCGCCGAGCCGGCGCTGGTGAACACGGACGCGCAAGGCAAGGCGTGGTTCTTCAAGATCAAGATCGCCGACAAGAGCGAGCTCGGCGGCC
- the purS gene encoding phosphoribosylformylglycinamidine synthase subunit PurS: protein MKARVTVTLKNGILDPQGKAIEGALKSLGVDGVASVRQGKVFDIELAGADKAKAEAALKEAADKLLANTVIENYAIEMKG from the coding sequence GTGAAGGCACGTGTTACCGTGACGTTGAAGAACGGCATCCTCGATCCGCAGGGCAAGGCCATCGAGGGCGCGCTGAAGTCGCTCGGTGTCGACGGCGTCGCCAGCGTGCGGCAGGGCAAGGTGTTCGACATCGAGCTCGCCGGCGCCGACAAGGCCAAGGCGGAAGCGGCGCTGAAGGAGGCAGCGGACAAGCTCTTGGCGAACACCGTGATCGAGAACTACGCGATCGAGATGAAGGGCTGA
- a CDS encoding TrmJ/YjtD family RNA methyltransferase yields MSGTDKSKVGLSLDGPIVILVEPQLGENIGMAARAMGNFALSALRIVNPRDGWPNIAAQRAAAGADHILEKAELFDTVAQAVADLDLLFATTARPHDQAKPVVGPEAAAAEISDHVATGGKAGILFGRERWGLTNEEVGLSNRIITFPVNPGFASLNLAQAVLLVGYEWFKRATSGELPHAMPERSERASQHQIQAFFENLIRELDKVEFLRPAEKRDTMLVNLRNIFTRMEPTKQDMHTLHGVVMAIAEGRKGPAKGGVLDGEQATRLRALLAEHGQGGGVPDSGSTVRGLARLLRRNPTDAERLLWQALTRDRRFAGQFKRQTPVGRHIPDFVSFPHRIAIELVNPGEGETIVADRAGRRAWLEARDYRVMEIRAADVERDLEAELVRLAGMIEQTT; encoded by the coding sequence ATGTCGGGGACTGACAAGAGCAAGGTGGGCCTTTCCCTCGACGGTCCCATTGTGATCCTCGTCGAGCCGCAGCTCGGCGAAAACATCGGCATGGCCGCGCGCGCCATGGGCAATTTCGCGCTTTCCGCGCTGCGCATCGTCAACCCCCGTGACGGCTGGCCCAACATCGCCGCCCAGCGTGCCGCCGCCGGCGCCGACCACATTTTGGAAAAGGCCGAACTGTTCGACACGGTCGCGCAGGCGGTTGCCGATCTCGACCTCCTGTTCGCCACCACGGCCCGTCCCCATGACCAAGCCAAGCCGGTGGTCGGGCCGGAAGCCGCCGCGGCCGAGATCTCGGATCATGTCGCCACGGGAGGCAAGGCCGGCATCCTGTTCGGCCGGGAACGCTGGGGGCTGACCAATGAGGAGGTGGGCCTCTCCAACCGCATCATCACCTTCCCGGTCAATCCGGGCTTTGCCTCGCTCAACCTCGCCCAGGCGGTGCTCCTGGTCGGCTACGAATGGTTCAAGCGGGCGACATCCGGCGAGTTGCCGCATGCGATGCCCGAGCGTTCCGAGCGCGCCTCGCAGCACCAGATCCAGGCTTTCTTCGAGAACCTGATCCGCGAGCTCGACAAGGTCGAATTCCTGCGGCCAGCGGAAAAGCGCGACACCATGCTGGTGAACCTGCGCAACATCTTCACCCGCATGGAGCCGACCAAGCAGGACATGCACACCCTGCACGGCGTGGTGATGGCGATCGCGGAAGGGCGCAAGGGTCCGGCCAAAGGCGGCGTGCTCGACGGCGAGCAGGCCACGCGCCTGCGCGCACTCTTGGCCGAGCACGGGCAGGGCGGCGGCGTGCCCGACAGCGGCTCGACCGTGCGCGGCCTCGCCCGCCTGCTTCGCCGTAACCCGACCGACGCCGAACGCCTGCTCTGGCAGGCGCTGACCCGGGACCGCCGCTTCGCCGGCCAGTTCAAGCGCCAGACCCCTGTGGGGCGCCACATCCCCGACTTCGTCTCGTTCCCGCACCGGATCGCGATCGAGCTGGTCAACCCGGGCGAGGGCGAGACGATCGTCGCCGACCGCGCGGGCCGGCGGGCGTGGCTCGAGGCGCGCGACTACCGGGTGATGGAGATCCGGGCCGCTGACGTGGAGCGCGATCTCGAGGCTGAGCTGGTGCGGCTTGCGGGGATGATCGAGCAAACGACATAG
- the purC gene encoding phosphoribosylaminoimidazolesuccinocarboxamide synthase has product MSRRRRIYEGKAKVLYEGPEPGTLIQHFKDDATAFNAKKHQVIEGKGVLNNRISEYLFQHLNDIGVPTHFIRRLNMREQLIREVEIVPLEVVVRNVAAGSLSQRLGIEEGTQLPRSIIEFYYKNDQLNDPMVSEEHITAFGWATPQEIDDIMALAIRVNDFLTGLFLGIGIRLVDFKMECGRLFENEMMRIIVADEISPDSCRLWDIKSNEKLDKDRFRRDLGGLLEAYTEVAKRLGILMENERPQGTGPVLVKS; this is encoded by the coding sequence ATGAGCCGTCGGCGTCGCATTTATGAAGGCAAGGCAAAGGTTCTGTATGAAGGCCCGGAGCCCGGTACCCTGATCCAGCACTTCAAGGACGACGCCACCGCGTTCAATGCCAAAAAGCATCAGGTCATCGAGGGCAAGGGTGTCCTCAACAACCGGATCTCGGAGTACCTGTTTCAGCACCTCAACGACATCGGGGTGCCGACCCATTTCATCCGCCGCCTCAACATGCGCGAGCAGTTGATCCGCGAGGTCGAGATCGTGCCGCTCGAAGTGGTGGTGCGGAACGTCGCCGCTGGCTCGCTGTCGCAGCGCCTCGGCATCGAGGAGGGCACCCAGCTGCCCCGTTCGATCATCGAATTCTATTACAAGAACGACCAGCTCAACGACCCCATGGTGTCGGAAGAGCACATCACCGCGTTCGGCTGGGCCACGCCCCAGGAGATTGACGACATCATGGCGCTCGCCATCCGCGTCAACGATTTCCTCACCGGCCTTTTCCTCGGCATCGGCATCCGCCTCGTCGACTTCAAGATGGAATGCGGGCGCCTGTTCGAAAATGAAATGATGCGCATCATCGTCGCCGACGAGATCTCGCCGGACAGCTGCCGCCTGTGGGACATCAAGTCGAACGAGAAGCTCGACAAGGACCGTTTCCGCCGGGATCTCGGCGGCCTACTCGAGGCCTACACGGAAGTCGCCAAGCGCCTCGGCATCCTCATGGAGAACGAGCGCCCGCAGGGCACTGGTCCCGTGCTGGTGAAGAGCTGA
- the cynS gene encoding cyanase: MKREDLTEKLLDVKREKGWSWKHICEKIGGYSEVLIVGAILGQMKLTKPQAANAGELFGLSKAEVAMLNEVPTRGTGTPMPPTDPLIYRFYEMVMVNGPAWKALIEEEFGDGIMSAIDFDMAMERVANPKGDRVKITMSGKFLPYKYYGASGNVPEYGFKEE; this comes from the coding sequence ATGAAACGCGAAGACCTCACCGAAAAGCTGCTCGACGTCAAGCGCGAGAAGGGCTGGAGCTGGAAACACATCTGCGAGAAGATCGGCGGCTATTCCGAGGTGCTGATCGTTGGTGCGATCCTCGGCCAGATGAAGCTGACGAAACCGCAGGCCGCCAATGCCGGCGAACTGTTTGGCTTGTCGAAGGCGGAAGTCGCGATGCTGAACGAGGTGCCGACGCGCGGCACCGGCACGCCGATGCCGCCGACAGATCCCTTGATCTACCGCTTCTACGAGATGGTGATGGTGAACGGTCCGGCCTGGAAGGCGCTGATCGAGGAAGAATTCGGCGACGGCATCATGTCGGCGATCGACTTCGACATGGCCATGGAGCGCGTCGCCAATCCGAAGGGCGACCGCGTCAAGATCACGATGTCAGGCAAATTCCTGCCGTACAAATATTACGGCGCCAGCGGCAACGTGCCGGAATACGGCTTCAAGGAGGAGTGA